One Salvelinus alpinus chromosome 9, SLU_Salpinus.1, whole genome shotgun sequence genomic window, ATTACCAGGTTCATGGAGAGAACTGATATTTCCTAGACATACAATAACAGAATGGGGTTATAGGTCAAGCTAAAAGAGGGTTTAAACACGGGTCCATTCACACGGTATAGAACATGCCAGTGGCCACAGTGCCAGTGGGGTTGCTTTTAACTGAATCTCCCAAATGGCCTTTTCTTTTAACATGACCTCTCACTGAATACTGACTGGgggatgaagtgtgtgtgtgtgctttggttGGGCCCAGGGTCTGAATAAAATAAAGGCTCTTTCAATGAGCATCGCATTCACTTCATAGCCTCCGTATTCAATCTCTGCATTATCCTGTTATCGCGATAGCCAGAACGTGTTACCAGACAGTAGAATTACTTAGTGCATTTATTAGTCACAGCCATGCTTTACAATGTATTAAGAGTTATCCTTATCTTCCTCTGTCAGTGTCCCAGGCTGTGTTACAAATCTATTGACTATAGAGatcactccttttgaccagggctatgGCCATCTCAGATACACCCTAGGCAGTCATGCAGTACCCAGACAAAAACTGTCACCATGACAGGAATCATTTGCAGGACTAAGGATAATGATAGTCCCAGTGGACCACAGAACAACACTGACATCAGCTGGACCAAGGGAGGTAAGACATGGAATTTCACCCCCTACTACATTCATAACCTTAATTGATACTTGCCACTCTTTTCCATATATCAACTTGGCATCATCCTGTGAAGCACCCAATGCCATTTTATTTCAAAACAGTTGCAAAAGGAACACATAAAGAATAAGCTTTGTAGAGGATGTTTCATGCAAGCTGTATACAAAGGTATGTTGAAAAGAGTAAAAAAAAGGAGAAAGGAAACCAAAGACAAAgtaaatacatttataaaatcTATTTAAGAAACGCAATAAATAATCTCTCACAGTAGAGGGCGCCCCTGAATTGTTCTAGGACTTAATGTAAATTAAAATGAGAGTAATCTATAGGCGTTTGGTTGTCCCAGCTTAACAGATCCATCTATATCTGCGAGTGAAACTAAAAGTTTGTGGATGAAGATTGTCCGGGTAAGTAAAAAACAAAAAGAGTGAAACCCCTGAAAGTTGGAAAGTTCCAATCAGCAGGGTAAGAGTCAGTCCTCTACCCAGGTAGAAGGCAGGCTGGAACGTACTGGGTGATGTTCAATTATTTATAAACATGAATATTCAATTATTTATAAACATATGAATATGTAGGTTTCTTGTCAGTGTAGACAGGCTGGGACATTGGACAGTTAGGGTTTCTTTGGAGCAAAGACGACAGGTAGGACCCGTCGGGAGTTGCTTTTCACCCAGGGGTGGGTGATGACGCTCTGCAGGGGGAGCCGCATAGAGGGACTGTGGCGGAGCAGCTTAGAGACCAGGTCCCGAGCACCATCAGACACCACCTTGGGGAACTGCAGGTCAACCTGCGAGATGGGAGGTCATTCATCACCGTTTAAAAGCGGTGCCTTGGGTGAATATCTAACTACTACATGTATGTCTCTTCTATGTAAACAGATGTTAGTCAGAAATCACAATGGAACTACTCAAGCGATTACACTTGAATTAGGGATAATATTACTACTGGATATACAAGTCATTGACGATTTTAAAAAAATGCAAACCTTTGTGATGCGCTTGTACGTGTCGGAGTGGCTGGCCGTTTCAAACGGGGGGTTTCCAACAAGGCACTCATAGCAGAGCACCCCGATGGACCAGAGGTCCACCTTCTCATCGTGGATCTTCCCCTCAATCATCTCTGGGGGTAGGTAGTCCAGCGTTCCACACATTGTGCGGCGCCTAGAGGGGGTAAGACAGCAGCTAGATAAGTGACAAGGTTTTCTAATGGCAACATTTCAACAAATAGACAGTCATGATGAAGAAAAACCCAGTGAATTCATGATATTCAGTGCATTTGAGGAGATCCGTTTGAGCTAGACAGGGTGCAGAATCTCCAATCTTGTTGACATAAACAAGTAGTTATTTGGGATGCaacaaggtgatttgtagatcagagATTCTGTACAATCTGACGGTAATGTAGTCTCAAACATACAAATTGACAGTATTTAGTTGTGAAGCAAACATGAGGCTATAGAGGGTTCAGTTCAGGGTTCGCTCACCTTAAGGATGGGGCATGGACAGACCAGCCGAAGTCTGCTATCTTCAGCTCCCCACGGAGCCCCAGCAACAGGTTCTCAGGCTTGATGTCACGGTGTATCACCTTCCTCTCATGGCAGTACTGCAGCGCATCAGCCAACTCCTCCATGTACTAACAAAGGACAAACAGATATTAGACATGACTCATTTCCACATTACAATTCAAATGCAAATAAAGTAATGCCAACTTAAATCAATGCCAAAACGTAGCTACCATTATCAGACCAAAATATGACTTAATTATTAGAAATATACTATCTAACAACCAAATGCTATGATTGGAGGTCTTGGGTGAAAGAAGCAACGGATACTGATTATTCAGAATAGATTAATTAGCTTGTCTATGCAACAATAAAATGCTGACTTCTTACCGTAGCAGTGCGCTGGTCATCGAAGCGACCACATTTCTGCAGCTCTTTGTACATCTCACCCCGTGGGGCGTACTCTAGGATCAGGAAGACCCTTGAGCTGTCATGGAAGTAGTTGTAGAAGCGCAGGATGTTGGGGTGTCTAAAGGAACAGGAGGAAGGAATGATTTAAATCTACCTTCCCCAACCTGAGAAAATAATACACCCTGAATTATAAAAAGGGAATACTGGTCAGTTTCAAAATGCCAGCTGAAATCCACTCACTGAAGTATATTTCATGATGTTAGTGTTAACCAGCAAGTCAAAACATTTCCCGTAGAGAAATCATTATATTTAGGCAACATCAACCTATACCCCCACTAGGCTAGATTCAAAAAGTTAAGAAATTCAAAATCAGGGTACTACTGACCTAAGATGGGACTGAATCTCAATCTCTCTTCGGAGCTGGTGCTCCACGCCTTCCTTCTCCATCTGAGACTTGAAGAGCACTTTCAGTGCCACAATGAAATTCAGCTTCTTATCCCGTGCAACGTACACGTTCCCAAACTTGCCCTTGCCCAGGGGCCGCCCGATGTCAAAGTCATGGATGGTGAATTTCCTGAGGAGAGACGAAGGTGTGGTTTTACAACCTCTACATGACACATCTAGTTGATAAAACCTAAAAATGCTAAGGTGAATTGACCCTTCTTAAACAAATTCCAAATGCACAACATCAGGGTGAGGTGACGATATTACTGGACAGAAGACTTACTTTGCCGGAGCGGCACCAGAGGAAGAGG contains:
- the aurkb gene encoding aurora kinase B isoform X2, yielding MMQNKENCDPKGLQRPRVQVPSAPETTDKNAITGPGREPVTSSSGAAPAKKFTIHDFDIGRPLGKGKFGNVYVARDKKLNFIVALKVLFKSQMEKEGVEHQLRREIEIQSHLRHPNILRFYNYFHDSSRVFLILEYAPRGEMYKELQKCGRFDDQRTATYMEELADALQYCHERKVIHRDIKPENLLLGLRGELKIADFGWSVHAPSLRRRTMCGTLDYLPPEMIEGKIHDEKVDLWSIGVLCYECLVGNPPFETASHSDTYKRITKVDLQFPKVVSDGARDLVSKLLRHSPSMRLPLQSVITHPWVKSNSRRVLPVVFAPKKP
- the aurkb gene encoding aurora kinase B isoform X1, giving the protein MMQNKENCDPKGLQRPMATSMVSVGPQRVQVPSAPETTDKNAITGPGREPVTSSSGAAPAKKFTIHDFDIGRPLGKGKFGNVYVARDKKLNFIVALKVLFKSQMEKEGVEHQLRREIEIQSHLRHPNILRFYNYFHDSSRVFLILEYAPRGEMYKELQKCGRFDDQRTATYMEELADALQYCHERKVIHRDIKPENLLLGLRGELKIADFGWSVHAPSLRRRTMCGTLDYLPPEMIEGKIHDEKVDLWSIGVLCYECLVGNPPFETASHSDTYKRITKVDLQFPKVVSDGARDLVSKLLRHSPSMRLPLQSVITHPWVKSNSRRVLPVVFAPKKP